From one Amphiura filiformis chromosome 13, Afil_fr2py, whole genome shotgun sequence genomic stretch:
- the LOC140167218 gene encoding uncharacterized protein: MASYNQKPCLDCHRLQRHRSYQKSKKSSRIFRRFVSQNGPNTFEYREYGNEWKFPMHENNVLKFLTLYAGKELQEIRLSVASDEIMSYLRMNCPNIKTLGICVDQKVKSNANYLVPSEDPYQQLPKLQRLNLTWPTYIRWYSTEMNCYKKIIQLLHKCNLRYISLQEVDLYFLSMLKKMSPGTLTSVREMELNFGFSSEQEVADEILSSTVGCMTSLTCFKITGRYREIDSDRLLASIAHLTHLKMLTLRRVRYSTEAFEMMIQGLPNLETLELGGKSVTSSVVRLISIHLKKIKSLQLSPHSFMLSKYSSESLQSLSHHPTLEHLAVKQTYDEKNQSNWVERIYDILVTLPKIKNVTLTGYNLVSCFKQASYPIIQCAEIEVILYCYYFDCAVPVTSNILKSENILKY; encoded by the coding sequence ATGGCATCTTATAATCAAAAACCATGCCTGGACTGTCATCGACTTCAGAGACACAGGTCCTACCAGAAAAGTAAAAAGTCTAGTAGAATATTCAGACGGTTTGTATCGCAAAATGGACCAAACACATTTGAGTACCGAGAGTATGGCAATGAATGGAAATTTCCAATGCACGAAAATAACGTGTTAAAGTTCTTGACTCTTTATGCTGGCAAAGAGTTGCAAGAGATTCGTCTATCTGTAGCCAGCGATGAAATCATGAGCTATTTGCGCATGAACTGTCCAAATATAAAGACTCTTGGGATATGTGTCGATCAAAAGGTAAAGTCCAATGCGAACTATTTAGTTCCTAGCGAAGACCCGTATCAGCAGCTTCCAAAATTGCAACGATTGAATCTGACATGGCCCACATACATCAGATGGTATTCAACTGAAATGAATTGTTATAAAAAAATCATTCAATTGTTACACAAATGTAATTTACGATACATAAGCCTTCAAGAGGTCGACCTATATTTCTTATCCATGTTGAAGAAGATGTCACCTGGAACATTAACAAGTGTACGTGAGATGGAATTAAACTTTGGGTTTAGCAGCGAACAGGAGGTGGCTGATGAGATATTGTCCTCAACAGTAGGGTGCATGACATCATTAACATGCTTCAAAATCACCGGTCGATATCGTGAGATCGATAGTGACAGACTTTTAGCATCAATCGCACACTTGACACatctgaaaatgttgaccttgcgAAGGGTGCGCTATTCGACAGAAGCATTTGAGATGATGATACAGGGATTGCCtaatctagaaacacttgaaTTAGGAGGAAAATCCGTGACGTCATCGGTGGTTAGATTGATCAGCATTCatcttaagaaaattaaatcgttACAGTTGTCCCCGCATAGTTTTATGTTGTCAAAGTATTCTTCTGAAAGTTTACAATCTCTTTCACACCACCCCACACTAGAACACCTTGCGGTCAAACAGACATATGATGAGAAAAATCAGTCAAATTGGGTTGAGCGAATATATGACATATTGGTTACACTTCCTAAGATCAAAAATGTGACACTAACAGGATACAATTTAGTTTCTTGTTTTAAACAAGCTTCGTATCCAATTATACAATGTGCAGAAATTGAAGTGATcctatattgttattattttgattgtGCAGTACCTGTGACTTCTAACATATTGAAGTCAGAGAATATTCTAAAATATTGA
- the LOC140168083 gene encoding uncharacterized protein isoform X2, producing MIPIEMGATFLKNRMPVDEGPIGMLNIDTLLVIFNFLSLYEKLIAMRVSKEWHLIIKNHAWTVIDFRDRGPTRKVKKSSRIFRRFVSQNGPNTFEYREYGNEWKFPMHENNVLKFLTLYAGKELQEIRLSVASDEIMSYLRMNCPNIKTLGIRVDQKVKSNANYLVPSEDPYQQLPKLQRLNLTWPTYFRWYSTEMNCYKKIIQLLHKCNLRYISLQEVDLYFLSMLKQVSPVTLTTLREMELNFELSSEQEVADDILSSTVGCMTSLTCFKITVPVTSNILKSENILKY from the exons ATGATACCTATAGAAATGGGCGCTACCTTCTTGAAAAACAGAATGCCGGTTGACGAGGGTCCTATTGGCATGCTTAATATTGATACATTGTTGGTTATTTTCAACTTCTTGTCTTTATACGAGAAATTAATCGCAATGAG GGTAAGCAAGGAATGGCATCTTATAATCAAAAACCATGCCTGGACTGTCATCGACTTCAGAGACAGAGGTCCTACCAGAAAAGTAAAAAAGTCTAGTAGAATATTCAGACGGTTTGTATCGCAAAATGGACCAAACACATTTGAGTACCGAGAGTATGGCAATGAATGGAAATTTCCAATGCACGAAAATAACGTGTTAAAGTTCTTGACTCTTTATGCTGGCAAAGAGTTGCAAGAGATTCGTCTATCTGTAGCCAGCGATGAAATCATGAGCTATTTGCGCATGAACTGTCCAAATATAAAGACTCTTGGGATACGTGTCGATCAAAAGGTAAAGTCCAATGCGAACTATTTAGTTCCTAGCGAAGACCCGTATCAGCAGCTTCCAAAATTGCAACGATTGAATCTGACATGGCCCACATACTTCAGATGGTATTCAACTGAAATGAATTGTTATAAAAAAATCATTCAATTGTTACACAAATGTAATTTGCGATACATAAGCCTTCAAGAGGTCGACCTATATTTCTTATCCATGTTGAAGCAGGTGTCACCTGTAACATTAACAACTTTACGTGAGATGGAATTAAACTTTGAGTTAAGCAGCGAACAGGAGGTGGCTGATGACATATTGTCCTCAACAGTAGGGTGCATGACATCATTAACATGCTTCAAAATCACCG TACCTGTGACTTCTAACATATTGAAGTCAGAGAATATTCTAAAATATTGA
- the LOC140168083 gene encoding uncharacterized protein isoform X1, whose product MIPIEMGATFLKNRMPVDEGPIGMLNIDTLLVIFNFLSLYEKLIAMRVSKEWHLIIKNHAWTVIDFRDRGPTRKVKKSSRIFRRFVSQNGPNTFEYREYGNEWKFPMHENNVLKFLTLYAGKELQEIRLSVASDEIMSYLRMNCPNIKTLGIRVDQKVKSNANYLVPSEDPYQQLPKLQRLNLTWPTYFRWYSTEMNCYKKIIQLLHKCNLRYISLQEVDLYFLSMLKQVSPVTLTTLREMELNFELSSEQEVADDILSSTVGCMTSLTCFKITGEPLGRYREIDSDRLLPSIAHLTHLKMLTLRRVRYSTEALEMIIQGLPNLETLELGGKSVTSSVVRLISIHLKKIKSLQLSPHSYMLSKYSSESLQSLSYHPTLEHLAVKQTYDEKNQSNWVERIYDILVTLPKIKNVKLTGYNLVSCFKQASYPIIQCAEIEVILYCYYFDFAVPVTSNILKSENILKY is encoded by the exons ATGATACCTATAGAAATGGGCGCTACCTTCTTGAAAAACAGAATGCCGGTTGACGAGGGTCCTATTGGCATGCTTAATATTGATACATTGTTGGTTATTTTCAACTTCTTGTCTTTATACGAGAAATTAATCGCAATGAG GGTAAGCAAGGAATGGCATCTTATAATCAAAAACCATGCCTGGACTGTCATCGACTTCAGAGACAGAGGTCCTACCAGAAAAGTAAAAAAGTCTAGTAGAATATTCAGACGGTTTGTATCGCAAAATGGACCAAACACATTTGAGTACCGAGAGTATGGCAATGAATGGAAATTTCCAATGCACGAAAATAACGTGTTAAAGTTCTTGACTCTTTATGCTGGCAAAGAGTTGCAAGAGATTCGTCTATCTGTAGCCAGCGATGAAATCATGAGCTATTTGCGCATGAACTGTCCAAATATAAAGACTCTTGGGATACGTGTCGATCAAAAGGTAAAGTCCAATGCGAACTATTTAGTTCCTAGCGAAGACCCGTATCAGCAGCTTCCAAAATTGCAACGATTGAATCTGACATGGCCCACATACTTCAGATGGTATTCAACTGAAATGAATTGTTATAAAAAAATCATTCAATTGTTACACAAATGTAATTTGCGATACATAAGCCTTCAAGAGGTCGACCTATATTTCTTATCCATGTTGAAGCAGGTGTCACCTGTAACATTAACAACTTTACGTGAGATGGAATTAAACTTTGAGTTAAGCAGCGAACAGGAGGTGGCTGATGACATATTGTCCTCAACAGTAGGGTGCATGACATCATTAACATGCTTCAAAATCACCGGTGAGCCACTTGGTCGATATCGTGAGATCGATAGTGACAGACTTTTACCATCAATCGCGCACTTGACACatctgaaaatgttgaccttgcgAAGGGTGCGCTATTCGACAGAAGCACTTGAGATGATAATACAGGGATTGCCtaatctagaaacacttgaaTTAGGAGGAAAATCCGTGACGTCATCGGTGGTTAGATTGATCAGCATTCatcttaagaaaattaaatcgttACAGTTGTCCCCGCATAGTTATATGTTGTCAAAGTATTCTTCTGAAAGTTTACAATCTCTTTCATACCACCCCACACTAGAACACCTTGCGGTCAAACAGACATATGATGAGAAAAATCAGTCAAATTGGGTTGAGCGAATATATGACATATTGGTTACACTTCCTAAGATCAAAAATGTGAAACTAACAGGATACAATTTAGTTTCTTGTTTTAAACAAGCTTCGTATCCAATTATACAATGTGCAGAAATTGAAGTGATcctatattgttattattttgattttgcaGTACCTGTGACTTCTAACATATTGAAGTCAGAGAATATTCTAAAATATTGA